The following nucleotide sequence is from Pseudomonadota bacterium.
CGGTTCTTGCCCATGCTGGCTTCGAGGTAAGCTGGTATGTCACGATCCTTTTGGGAGTACTGCACAGCTTGAGCTTTCTGGTCAGCCAGTTTTTGCAAGATTTGGGCTCGCTGCTGTTGGGCGTAGTCGACCAGGACTTGCAGGTCGCGCAAACGGGTCTGGCGGGCATCGACAATTTCGGCTTCGCTGGCGTAGGTGCGCAGTAAGATAGCGTCTTTGCGAGCGCGCTCGGCGGCGGCCGCCTCCACTCTTTCTTGCTCGGCGAGTTCGGCCTCTGATTGCTGCGTCTTGGCTTCGAAGACTTGGACGGTGCGGCCGTGTTTGTTGATTTCAGAGCGGCGATGCTCGGCGTTCTCGGGCGGCACTCGGTCGCCATAATGAACATTGCCGTTGGCATCGACCCATTTGTACATCTTGCCGGCAGCAAATACGGGCCCGTTGCCTGAGGCAAGCAGGAAAGCGCCGATGAAGGCGATTGTTAGACGAGTGATCATGTCGCGTTCCCCTTTCATTATCGTTATAAGGGTCGCTAGCCATTATTCTTTCGAGGCGACAAGCTCAAAGCTCACGATCGACACTGAAATAAAGTGTCCCCGTCAGAGGGCTGTCGCGTTGGGCTCTGGGGGAGCGGCGGCAACCGCTTGGCGCCTCGTTTTTTCGTACACGCCTAGGTGTTAGCGGCAGCTTCTTGAGAAAGCTTTAGCCGGACTTTCCGGATCGGTGGAATATCCGTCAAATCGGCGGGTTCTAAGCGCCGTATTTTCGCCGGTAGTCCTCGACGGACGCCAACATGCCGCTGTTGTCGGCCGTTTGACGCAAGTGGCTGAGTATGTCGTCCAAGTTGGCGATGCTGATCACGCCCAGGCCCAGGTTCTGTTGGACCTCCTGCACCGCCGATAACTGGTTTGGACCGCGTTCCTGGCGGTCCAGGCAGACCACGACCCCCACGGGATCGGCACCGGCCGCTTGAATGATGTCGATGGATTCCCGCACGGCGGTACCGGCTGTCATGACATCGTCGATGATGACGACCCGGCCTTGTAAGGGGGCACCGACCAGTTGTCCGCCTTCGCCATGGTCTTTGATTTCCTTGCGGTTGAAGCACCAAGGTACGTTGCGTTGATGCCGATCCGCCAACGCGACAGCGGTGGCTGAAACCAACGGGATGCCCTTGTATGCCGGTCCGAACACCATATCGAATTCCAGGTCCGACGCCATCAGGGCATCGGCGTAAAAACGGCCCAGACGCGCGAGAGCGGCGCCGGTATTGAACTCACCCGCATTGAAGAAGTAGGGGCTGATGCGGCCGGATTTTAGGGTGAACTGACCGAAACGCAGGGCATTGCCTTCGATGGCGAAGCGAATGAATTCTTGGCGGTTGTGGGGCATGGTCGCTCGGCTTTGCGGTTGTGTGATCATGGGCACGCGTTATGATACACGGCGACACTCGTTTTCGCTCAGGAAGCCAATGCGCATCATCACTGTCAACGTCAACGGTATACGAGCCGCCGCACGCAAGGGTTTTTTCGACTGGCTGGAGCAACAACAAGCCGATGTGGTTTGCGTTCAGGAAACCAAAGCCCAGATTCATCAGCTCAAAGATCCGGTATTTCATCCGCCGGGCTATTTCGTGCACTACCACGATGCCGTGAAACCAGGGTATAGCGGGGTGGCGTTGTACAGCCGCCGGGAGCCCGATGATCTACAGGTGGGATTGGGTTGGCCGGATGTGGACGCGGAAGGACGTTATTTGGAAGCGCGGTTCGGCGATCTTGCAGTGGTCTCTTTATATATGCCGTCCGGTTCCTCCAGCGACACTCGGCAACAAGTGAAGTTCGGCGTGATGGATCGGTTCATGCCCTTCTTGAGGTCCCTACACGAAACGTCTCGCGACTATGTCATTTGCGGTGATTGGAATATCGCCCACAAAGCCATCGATTTGAAGAACTGGCGTTCGAACCAAAAGAACTCGGGTTTCCTGCCGGAGGAGCGGGCGTGGATGGACGAGTTGTTCGGCCCGGCCGGATTCGTCGATGCCTTTCGGGTCGTGAATCAAGAGTCGGATCAGTACACTTGGTGGTCGAACCGGGGGCGGGCGTGGGACAACAATGTGGGGTGGCGTATTGACTATCATGTGGTGACCCCCGGCATGAAGGAGCGAATTCAGCACGCTGCGATCTACAAAGATCAACGCTTTTCCGACCACGCACCTTTGACTATCGACTATGCCGATTAGCCCGGCCCCGTGGCATTGTCGGCGAACCGGCTCAGTGCACGTGCCGTACATCAATAAAATCAATGGCGTGCGCCGTGCGGCATGATTACCGTGAGATTCTGACCAACCCCCGCGTTGCTGCGATGTTGGCGTTGGGGTTTGCCTCGGGTCTGCCGTTGGCGTTAAGCGGTGGCACCCTGCAGGCGTGGTTGGCGACGGCGGATGTCGATATCAAGACCATCGGCGTGTTCTCCCTGGTAGGACTGCCCTACACAATCAAGTTTCTTTGGGCACCGATCATGGATCGCTATGTGCCGCCGTGGTTCGGGCGCCGGCGTGGCTGGTTGCTCTTAACGCAGTTTGCTGTGCTGACGGGCCTGGCGTTCATGGCCACGCTCTCTCCCGGTGATGCGGTGATGGCACTTGGTGCCGCGGCGTTGTGGATCGCATTTTTTTCCGCATCGCAGGACATTGTTTTTGATGCCTATCGCACGGATGTTCTGCGTCCGCCAGAGCGTGGTCTGGGGGCCGCTGTTTCGGTATTGGGCTACCGTGTCGCCATGCTGGTATCGGGTGCGCTGGCTTTGATTCTGGCCGACCAGGTCGGGTGGCAGTTGACCTATCGTCTGATGGCGGCGGTGATGGCGTTGATGATGCTTGTCACCCTGATTTCTCCGGAGCCGGAAGGCGACAACGTGGGGCCTCGATCCCTCAAGGAGGCGGTTGTTGCGCCCCTGAGCGAATTTCTGTCACGTCCGGGGGCGTTGGCGTTGTTGGCGTTGATTGTTCTATACAAGTTTGGAGACGCTTTCGCCGGGACACTGACCACGGCGTTCTTGATAAAAGGCGCGGGTTTTACGCCCACCGATGTGGGTGCGATCAACAAGGGTATGGGCGTATTGGCCACTTTGGCCGGCGCCCTGGTCGGTGGCAGCCTGATGGTGCGAATGGGATTGGTGCGGGCGTTGCTGCTGTTCGGCGTGCTGCAGGCGGTGACCAATTTGCTATTCGTGGGTTTGGCCGTTACGGGTAAAAACTATCCGCTGATGGTAGCGGCCATTGCGGGAGAAAACCTGGCCGGTGGCATGGGAACGGTGGCGTTCGTGGCGCTGCTGATGGCCTTATGTGACCATCGCTACACGGCCACCCAATACGCGCTGTTTACGGCGTTCGCTTCCATGGCCCGCGTGTTTATCGGCCCCCCCTCGGGTCTGGTAGTGGATGCGGTGGGTTGGGCCAACTTCTTTTCAATGACATTTTTGCTCGCTTGGCCCGGCATTTGGTTGGTTTGGCGCATGCGGGCCGTGGTCATTCGGGCGGAAGCGCGTCCCCAAGCGATGCCATCTCAAAAGGCATCGACGGTGAGCACCGACTGACCGAGGGACGCATGTTAGAGCCGCTGCGATTATGCCGTTACGATGAGATTGAAGACCCCGGCAGCCGAGGGTTTCATTTCGGTGATCCGTACCAGGGCGCCAAATTTTTTATCGTTCGGCGGGACAAGGAGATCTGGGCTTACGAGAACAGTTGTCCGCACACCGGCGCCCCCATGGATTGGCAGCCTGGTCAGGTGTTGAGCCTGGACAAGTCTCTGATCCAATGTGCGTTGCACTTCGCCCAGTTTCGATTTGAAGACGGTTTGTGTCTTCACGGGCCCTGTCGGGGGCAGAATCTGGTGCCCGTTGCGATCGAGCGGCGCGGCGATGAAATTTGGCTGACAGATGCCGTCATGCTAGAGCGTGCTGCAAACTAGTTTGTCGGTGATGGAACTGCGGTGAAGATCGGCAGCCGATAATCGGCAAAGTGAATTTTGTGATTGTGGAGAATTACCCAGCAGCCATGATTGGATTAGCGGTACGCTACCGAGCAAGAATAGTAAAAAACCCCATGGAGCGACATCAGTAATGCAGCCGGTGGTCTTGGCGCAGGGATTGTGCAAGCGGTTCGGCAGCATACGTGCAGTTTCGGATGTTAGTTTTCAGGTGGCGTCCGGGTCCATCACGGCCTTGTTGGGGGGCAATGGCGCGGGAAAGACCACCACCATTGCCATGCTGTTGGGTTTGTTGGTTCCAACGGCCGGCCAGATCCAGATTCTTGGGGAGAATATGTTGCGCCATCGGCATCGTGTGCTGCCGCGTATGAATTTTTCCTCCCCTTATGTCGATTTGCCGCAGCGACTTACAGTGTGGGAAAACCTTTCTGTTTACTCGCGCCTGTATGGCGTTCGTCACCGCAAAGAGCGCATTTTGGAATTGGCCGAAGAGCTCGATCTCAAGCAATTTTTGGATCGGCCGTACCGTTCTCTGTCTGCCGGTCAGCGAACGCGGGTGGCACTGGCGAAATCGATGTTGAATCAACCGGAATTGCTGTTACTCGATGAACCGACGGCGTCTTTGGACCCGGATACCGCCGACCGGTTGCGTCGCTACTTAATGGATTATCGGGATCGAACGGGTGGGAGTATGTTGCTGGCCTCGCACAATATGCGCGAAGTCGAGCAGCTGTGCGATCACGCCGTGGTGATGCGGGCCGGGGAAGTCGTCGTCGAAGGCAGCCCGGATGCGCTCATGCAGCGCTTCGGTCGCGGCGATATGGAGGCGGTTTTTTTGGACATCGCGCGAGAGGGCGCAGATTGATGGCCGTCGCATCAACGATTCTGGGATCACTCAACCGCGTCTACGCGATGCTACTGCGCTATTTGTATTTGCTTCGCGGTTCGTGGCCGCGCGTGCTGGAACAGGCCTATTGGCCGACCGTCCAGATGATCATCTGGGGCTTTATCACCCAGTTCATGGCGGGGCAGGTGACTTGGGTGGCGCAGGCGGCCGGCGTGTTCATCGCCGCCGTTTTACTGTGGGATGTGGTGTTTCGCAGTCAACTCGGCGTGTTTGTGGTGTTTTTGGAGGAGATCTACGCCCGCAATCTGGCTCAACTGTTCGTCAGTCCGCTGCGTCCTTGGGAAATGGTGGCTGGCCTGTTGTTGATCAGCATGTTGAGAACGCTTATTGGCATCGGCGCGGCCGCGCTGTTGGCCATTCCGTTTTTTGGCTATTCCATTTTCGGTTTGGGATTGCCGCTGGTGGGTTTTTTCGCCAACTTGTTGGCCTTTGGCTGGAGTATGGGTTTGATCGTTTCCGCTTTGCTGCTGCGCTACGGCTTGGGCGCAGAGAGCATCGCCTGGGCGTCGATTTTCGCGCTGGCGCCGATCAGCGGTATCTATTATCCCATCGAAACCTTACCGGCCTGGTTGCAACCGGTGGCCTGGTTGTTACCCACCGCCCATGTGTTTGAAGGCATGCGCAGTGTGATGTTCACGCAAACCTTTCACTTGGCCCACATGCTTTGGGCGGTGGGTTTGAACTTGGCGTTTCTGGGTATCGGTGTGGGCGTCTTTTTATGGACCTTTCGCATCGCGCGGGAGCGGGGGCTATTGCTTCAACAAGGGGAATAAAGGTTGGCCCGAGTTGAGTTGGCGCCGGCGGTTTTGGGTTATTGGGTCACCGGTATGGCGCCGAATCGCCTTTCTCGCTTCAAGGATGCATGCGCCGAGGTTTCAGTGTCCTACTAAGGCGCGGGGTTGGGGTGTTCCTTATGAATGGCTTCAATGGACTTGAGCACTTCATCGGATAGGGTCAGTTCCATGCTTTTAACGTTCGCCCGTAATTGCTCCATGCTCGTCGCACCGATGATGTTAGCCCCCAAAAATGGGCGCGAGTTGACGTACGCCAAGGCCATTTGCGCCGGATTCAGGCCGTGCTCGCGCGCCAGTTCCACGTATGCCACGGTGGCTTTTTCGGCTTCGGCATTGGTGTAACGGCTGAAGCGTTCGAATAGCGTTAAGCGGGCTCCGGCTGGGCGCTGCCCCGCTAGATATTTTCCCGAAAGCACGCCGAAAGCCATGGGGGAGTAAGCCAATAAGGGGACGTCTTCGCGATGTACGACTTCGGCCAAGCCGATTTCAAAGGTTCGGTTGAGCAGATTGTAAGGGTTCTGAATACTGACCACCCGGGGTAAACCGAGGCGTTCGCTGACTTCCAAAAACCGCATCGTGCCCCAAGGCGTTTCGTTGGAAAGGCCGATGTGGCGGATTTTCCCCTCAGCGACCAGTTCGCCCAGCGCGGCGAGGGTTTCAGCAATGGGAACGTTGGTTTCTTCATCTCTGTGGGTGTAGCCGAGTTTGCCGAAAAAGTTGGTGCTGCGGTCCGGCCAATGGAGTTGATAAAGGTCGATATAGTCGGTTTGCAGCCGTTTCAGACTGGTTTCGACTGCTGCTTTGATGTTTGGGCGATCAAGGCGGGGCTGGCCATCACGAATCCAGGGCAGCCAATTGGCCCGGCCTGCGACTTTGCTGGCGATAATCAATTGGTCCCGGCCGCCCCGTCGGCTGAGCCAGTTGCCAATGTAGGTCTCGGTTCGGCCCTGGGTTTCGCCTTTGGGCGGCACGGGATACATTTCCGCGGTATCGATGAAGTTGATGCCCGCCTCGAGGGCGTAATCCAGTTGCTGATGGGCCTGTTCTTCGGTGTTCTGTTCGCCGAAGGTCATCGTGCCCAGGCAAATCTCACTGACCTTCAGATCTGATCGTCCAAGTCGTCGATATTGCATGGCCGGTGCTCCTTGCTCGCGCGGGTTTATCGTGCGCTGTTAATGCTCGAGTGAACCGTTGTTCTCGGGGTCCCGTCGGCGGGCCGATTTTTTCTTCGCGATCATTTCCTCAATGATGGGCATCAATACCACCTCCATGGCGAAACCCAGTTTTCCACCGGGCACGACGATGGTATTTCTTCGCGACATGAACGAGCCATTCAGCATGCTCAAAAGATACGGGAAATCCACCGGGAGCTTGCGAGGGTCCTTAAAGCGAATGACCACAAAGCTCTCATCAGCGGTCGGGATGTCTTTGGCGATAAACGGGTTGGAGGTGTCGACGGTGGGGACGCGTTGGAAGTTGATATCCGAGTGAGAAAATTGGGGGACGATGTAGTGCACGTAGTCGTGCATACGTCGCAGAATCGTGTCCGTGACGCGTTCGTGGCTGTAGCCTCGGTCTTGGGTGTCCCGATGGATTTTCTGGATCCACTCCAGATTGATGATGGGTACGACCCCGATGAGCAAATCGACGTGTTGCTCGATATTGATGCTGTCGGTGATGACGCCGCCGTGCAGGCCTTCATAGAGCATCAAATCAGTATCCGAAGGAATATTTTCCCAGGGTGTGAAGGTACCGGCCTTCTGACCGTAGGCGCTGGCTTCGGCGTCGGTGTGCAAATAACGGCGGAATTCGCCTTGGCCGTGGGTGCCGTAGTCGCGAAACAGCGTTTCCAGTTTATCGAGCCGGTTAGCGGCCGGTCCGAAGTGACTGAATTTTTCGCCCCGAATGGTCGCCCGGTGGATCTGCTGTTCCATGCTTTCACGATCATGGGCGTGAAAACTGTCGCCTTCGATCACGACCGCTTTCAACTCCATGCGTTTGAAAATGTGTTCAAACGCGCCGCGCGTGGTACTGGTGCCGGCTCCGGAAGAACCGGTCACGGCGATAATCGGGTGTTCACTCGACATACGTTACAACCTGGTGGCGACTCGGGAAACTGAGTCAGTCGGCTTCGGTTCGCTGGGTACGAACCTGTTTCCGCGGACAATTCCGCTAAGGCGTCGAATCGGCGCCAACCTGCTTTTTTATCATAGTTTGAAGGATGCGTGGTGGGCCCGTTCTGCAAGGCGGGGTTCAATGAAAGGATCGTCAGCGCGTCAACAGCGCGTGAACATCAGGTCTCGCACGCAGTGGCCTAGGCGCAATCCGCGCTGTTCAAAACGAGTCAGTGGCCGTTCGGCGGGCCGTTCGGCATAGCGTCCGTGTGAGGCCAGATTCTGGAACGCTTTCGATCGTTCCAATGTGGCCAGCATGTGTTCCGCGTAGTCTTCCCAGTCGGTGGCAAGATGCAGCAGGCCGCCCACAAGCAGTCGGTCCGCCAACAGGGTTAGGAACTCGTCCTGGATGATCCGACGTTTATGATGGCGCTTTTTGGGCCAGGGGTCGGGGAAGTAGACGTTGAATCGCGAAACGCTGGCCGTGGCGATGTGACGCTTTAGGAATTCGACGGCATCACCCATGACGATGCGGACATTGTTCAATTCCTGCTCATCCAATTGGTTCAGCAGACGACCGACGCCCGGGCGATGAACCTCGATGCCGATGAAATCGTGCTCGGGTTGGTTGGCTGCCATGGCCGAGAGTGCCTCGCCGTTGCCGAATCCGATCTCGATGGTCAACGGCGCATGGCGAGCGAAGTTCGCCATGGGGTCGATCGGCCCTTCTGTCGTTGCCAGGGAGAAGCGCTCAAGCAGGGTCTCCAGTGCGCGCTGTTGGGCGTCCGTGAGGCGACCTTCGCGGCGGACGAAACTGCGCACGCGGCGCTGTTGTACGGGCTGGGTTGAGGTATCCGACATGGTGGGTTTCAGATGATTGATCAGGAAATGGTGCCTTCCACCGGTGATGAGGCGCTGGCGTAGCGCTTGCGTGGAATCCGGCCGGCCAGAAAGGCTTCGCGACCACTTTCCACTGCTTTTTTCATGGCCGAGGCCATCAATACCGGGTGTTTGGCGCTGGCAATGGCCGTGTTCATGAGCACTCCGTCACAACCCAATTCCATCGCGATGGCGGCGTCCGATGCGGTCCCCACGCCGGCATCGACAATGATGGGGACATTGGCGTTTTCGACGATGGTCAGAATGTTCCATGGATTGGTCACACCCAAACCCGAACCAATGGGGGAGGCCAGCGGCATCACCGCCACGCAGCCCATCTGCTCCAGTTGCTTGGCGATGATGGGATCGTCGCTGGTGTAGACCATGACCTGGAAATCGTCGGCGATCAGTTCCTCGGCGGCTTTCAGGGTATCCACGACATTGGGGTATAGGGTTTTCTCATCCCCCAAAACTTCCAGCTTGACCAGGTTGTGTCCGTTAAGCAGTTCGCGCGCCAGCTTGCAGGTTCGAACCGCGGCCCGGGCACTGTAGCAGCCTGCCGTGTTGGGCAAGATGGTGTAGGTCTCGGGCGAGATGACGTCCAATAGATTCGGCGCATCCGGGTTTTGACCGATGTTGGTTCGCCGCAGTGCCACGGTGACAATTTCAGCCCCACTGGCTTCGATCGCGTCCCGGGTTTGCTCCAGATCGCGATATTTTCCCGTGCCTACCAACAGCCGTGATGCGTAGTTCTGCCCCGCGATGGTGAGCGGCTCGGACGGATTCGGTGCAGTTTCAGTCATGAGTTTTGGGTTCCAATAGCGCTCAGCCGCCACCGACGGCGTGGACGACTTCGATGCGATCGCCGGTATGAAGTCTGTAGGATCCGTGCTCGCTGCGCGGCACGATCTCACCATTGATCTCCACTGCGATGCGGCTTTCGGTGAGATCCTCACTGTCCAGCAACTGCGAGAGCGTGTATCGATCCGGGACGTGTTTGGGTTCGCCGTTAAATGAAATGTTCATCGTTGAGACCTGTTCGCATCCAGTGCCAAGGGCGGTGCGAATGTTTTCGGTAAACACCTATTCTATTAGAACGAAGCCGCTGACGGGAGAGCGGCGATCATCTTAGGATCTTTACACAAGCCGATCTTAAGGTTTAATTTGATGGCCCCGGACGCGGGTGTAGTTCAATGGTAGAACCTCAGCTTCCCAAGCTGATGACGTGGGTTCGATTCCCATCACCCGCTCCAAATCCGTTGCCCGATCCATCCGAACTTGCCTACGCTTTGTCTGCCTAACGGATGCAAAGCCACTTGCGTTTGCTCGCTACGTGTCGGCCAGAGTACAACTCGGGTGGTGATCGGGTTGCCCATTCACGCGTTATGGCGTGTCTCCACTCCTCGGGCAGCATGTCACGAACGTATTGTTGGGTAGCGCTTCAGCCACGATCAATTCGCGGGAGTTCGCAATGAGAAGTCTGATGAAGTTTCTGGGTATCGCGATCGGCATCGTCCTTTTGCTCATCGTGGTGACTTTTGCTGCTGTCGCGCTGCTCGTCGATCCCAACGACTATCGTGATCGAATCGAAACGTTGGTGGCTGAACAAACCGGCCGCGAGTTGCGAATTGACGGGGATATCAAGCTGGCGTTCTTCCCCTGGATCGGCTTGGAGATCGGCGCGGTACGTCTCAGCAACGCGCCCGGTTTTGGCGACGAACCCTTTGCGGCCGTGAACGAACTCACTGCGCGGTTGCGGTTGCTGCCACTGCTCGAGCGGAATATCGAGTTCGGAACGCTCGTTTTGGATGGGTTGCGTCTGAATCTGGCGGTGGATAAGACAGGCCGAACCAACTGGGACGATCTCCTGACCGCCAGCGAGTCGGCCGAGCCTGCGCCCAAACCGGAGCCGGAAGGCGAAGTGACAACTGAACCCGACGGCGAGGTGGCGGGCGGTTTTTCCATGGAGTCTTTGACGGTTGCCCGGGTGCGAATATCCGATGCCGCTTTCAGTTGGGATGATCGCCGCGCGGGCAGTCTGTATCGGGTCACGAATCTCAGTGCCGAGACGGGCCTGGTTCATTTGGGGGAAAGTTTTCCCGTCAGCATTGCCTTCGATTTTGACAGTTCTGAGCCAAAGTTGAGTTTGCACGCCGAGCTTAAAGCTGAAGTGGGTTTGGATCTGGCGGCGCAAACCTACGCGATCAACGACTTGCGCATCACTACCGAGGCTCGGGGTGATGTGATTCCCGGCGGCCAGATCGATGCCGCCCTGGCGGCGAATGTGCTCGCAGATTTGGCCAATGGGCGCTTGGCGGTGGGCGACCTTCGTTTAACCAGCCCGGCCGTCGCCATCGACCCCTCGATGGTCTTTAGCGACATTGAGCTTGGCGGTGAGGTATCCGGCGACCTGAACGCCATGCAATTTACCATTCCGGCGCTGCAGTTGTCCGCTAGGGCCGAAGGCGAAGCCATTCCCGGTGGGCCTCACGATCTCAACGTGGCGCTCAACGGTGCAGTCGATTTGGAAGCCGACACCGCTCGCGTCGATAAGCTGAGCATCCAAGGCGCAGGGCTCCGCGTGGAGGGCGATGCCAAAGTCCGAAATTTAACCGGGGCGTTGGCGTACACCGGTACGGTGCGTTTGGTTGAGTCGTCCCCGCGGGATGTCCTGGCCACGCTGGCCATTGAAATCCCTGAGACCAGTGATCCCGAGGTCTTGCGACGCGCGGCGTTGACGTCCGGATTCTCGGGAAACCTTGATGCCGCGAAGTTACAGTCGCTGCTTCTGACGCTGGACGAGACCACGATCAAGGGCGATCTCGGCATCGGTTGGTCCGGCAAGCTGGCCGTGACCGGAGATCTCGCCGCGGATCGGCTCAACGTCGATCGCTACCTGCCACCAAGCGCGGAAGAGCCGGCGCCTGATGTGCCAGCGGAACCGGTGCCCGACGATGGCGAAGCCACCGAGGATGTTGAGTTGCCGCTGGAGGTGTTACAGCAGTTCGATGCCAACGTCCGCGTGAGATTCGCCGAATTGACCGCCATGGATGTTGTTATGAAAGACGTCGAAGTGGCGGTTCGTCTGAACAACGGTTTGCTCGAAGCCTCACCGTTTCGCGCGGCGTTGTACGACGGCACGTTTGATGCTGATATTCGAGTCGACGCCCGGCCGGGTAAAGAACCCACGATGGTGGCTGCGCCTCGGGTCAAGGGTGTGCAGATTGGCCGTTTGCTGGAGGATTTTGCAGGGGGTGAATATCTCACCGGATTGGGGAATCTGGATATTTCCCTGCAGGGACGGGGTGCGACCCTCAACAGTCTCCTCGATTCCGCCGCAGGCAAACTGAACTTCGAGTTTCGAAACGGTGAAATCGTGGGTATCGATCTGCTTAACCAGATACGCCGCGCCTATCTCAAATTGCAGAATCTCGACCCCGGCCCTGAGGAAGTGGAAGGCACGACGCCTTACACGGAGTTGACTGGTAGCGCCGAATTGGGCAACGGAGTCCTTAACAATCGGGCGCTGACGCTCTCCTCGCCGCTGCTCAGTGTCAGTGGGCAGGGCCAACTGGATGTTCGCTCTCTCGACTTGAATTACGTCGTGACCACCACCGTACTCACGACCGGAATCGGTACGGCGGATAAAATACTCGGCCAGCTTAAGGGGCAACCGATACCCGTTAACATTACCGGTCCGGTCACCAGCCCAAAAGTCAGGCCGGATTTGCGCGGAATGCTGGAAGCCCGAGCCCGTAAAGAGCTGGCTGGCGAGCAAGAAAAGCTACAACAGAAGCTGGATGAGGAGTCGGCGAAGCTCCAAGAGAAACTCGAGAAAGAGCAGCAAGAGTTGGATGAGAAGCTTCAAAAAGAGCAGGAAAAGCTCAAGAAAAAAGCCCAAGAGAAGATCGACGAAGGCTTACGCAAACTGTTCGACTGATGGACTGGGAGGGCGGGGCTGACCCGTCGGTATTCGCCGATCGGTTGCTGAGGTGGTTTGACCATGCCGGGCGACACGATTTGCCCTGGCAGGGAACCGGTGATGCCTACCGGGTCTGGGTCAGTGAGATCATGTTGCAGCAAACCCAGGTTAACACGGTGATCCCGTACTACCAGCGGTTCATGGCGCGGTTTCCTGACGTGACGGCTCTGGCCGCCGCGTCGGAAGACGTCGTCTTGGGAGCGTGGTCGGGCCTGGGCTATTACGCCCGGGCCCGAAATTTGCACCGTGCGGCCCGACAGGTGGTCGCTCTCTACGATGGCCGTTTCCCGGTCGAGTTCGACCAGCTGATCAACTTACCCGGTGTGGGTCGTTCCACTGCCGGCGCCATTGCGGCCTTAGCCGCCGGGCGACGTCATCCCATTCTCGATGGCAACGTCAAACGCGTGCTCAGTCGCCTGTTCGCGATCGGTGGCGATCCGTCGTCGGCAAGGGTTCAGCGCGCACTGTGGGATATGGCCGATACGCTGACGCCACGGGTTAGGGTGGCTGATTACACCCAGGCGGTCATGGATCTAGGTGCCACCGTGTGCACGCGGGCTCGGCCCGACTGTGCGCAGTGTCCCGTGTCGGATCTTTGCTCGGCTTACCGTCAGGGCGAGCAGCACGCGTTTCCTGCACCCCGTCGGCGGGTGCGGATCAAAACCCGGCAACTGTGTTTCGTCATCGTCGGGCGGGCGCGTGATGAGGTTTTACTGGAGCGCCGAGCGGCAGATGGAATTTGGGGCGGGCTCTGGTGTTTTCCTGAGGTTGCTGATTCCCGAGGCGTCGATGAATGGTGCCGTGTTCATCTGGGCGTTCCGGTTCAGGCGCGGGAAGTGTGGGACCCCATAGAGCATGTTCTTACTCACCTACGCTTGAAGATCACGCCGGTCAGGGTCTTGATGCCTCCCGGTTCAGTCGATGCACCACAAGCTGCCTATCGACGCGGGGTTTGGTATACAATTGGCCAGCCGGCGCCAGGGGGGCTTGCCGCGCCTGTCCGAGCACTCATCAATCAGCTGTCGTTGTGATTTAGCCTTGAGTTTTGGAGAGGGCAAACTCAGGGGGGCTATGGTCACGGGATCAGGAATTCGGCGTGATTAGATGGTTGCAAGTCGCGATGCGGTCTTTCCTGGATGACGCGATTTGGCTGATTTTCGTCAGTCCG
It contains:
- a CDS encoding DUF4124 domain-containing protein, producing the protein MKGERDMITRLTIAFIGAFLLASGNGPVFAAGKMYKWVDANGNVHYGDRVPPENAEHRRSEINKHGRTVQVFEAKTQQSEAELAEQERVEAAAAERARKDAILLRTYASEAEIVDARQTRLRDLQVLVDYAQQQRAQILQKLADQKAQAVQYSQKDRDIPAYLEASMGKNRSELEATERYIATRKAEMKTNSERFGADLQRFRELQSGARAPGAMVSSEP
- the pyrE gene encoding orotate phosphoribosyltransferase; its protein translation is MPHNRQEFIRFAIEGNALRFGQFTLKSGRISPYFFNAGEFNTGAALARLGRFYADALMASDLEFDMVFGPAYKGIPLVSATAVALADRHQRNVPWCFNRKEIKDHGEGGQLVGAPLQGRVVIIDDVMTAGTAVRESIDIIQAAGADPVGVVVCLDRQERGPNQLSAVQEVQQNLGLGVISIANLDDILSHLRQTADNSGMLASVEDYRRKYGA
- a CDS encoding exodeoxyribonuclease III encodes the protein MRIITVNVNGIRAAARKGFFDWLEQQQADVVCVQETKAQIHQLKDPVFHPPGYFVHYHDAVKPGYSGVALYSRREPDDLQVGLGWPDVDAEGRYLEARFGDLAVVSLYMPSGSSSDTRQQVKFGVMDRFMPFLRSLHETSRDYVICGDWNIAHKAIDLKNWRSNQKNSGFLPEERAWMDELFGPAGFVDAFRVVNQESDQYTWWSNRGRAWDNNVGWRIDYHVVTPGMKERIQHAAIYKDQRFSDHAPLTIDYAD
- a CDS encoding MFS transporter, with the protein product MLALGFASGLPLALSGGTLQAWLATADVDIKTIGVFSLVGLPYTIKFLWAPIMDRYVPPWFGRRRGWLLLTQFAVLTGLAFMATLSPGDAVMALGAAALWIAFFSASQDIVFDAYRTDVLRPPERGLGAAVSVLGYRVAMLVSGALALILADQVGWQLTYRLMAAVMALMMLVTLISPEPEGDNVGPRSLKEAVVAPLSEFLSRPGALALLALIVLYKFGDAFAGTLTTAFLIKGAGFTPTDVGAINKGMGVLATLAGALVGGSLMVRMGLVRALLLFGVLQAVTNLLFVGLAVTGKNYPLMVAAIAGENLAGGMGTVAFVALLMALCDHRYTATQYALFTAFASMARVFIGPPSGLVVDAVGWANFFSMTFLLAWPGIWLVWRMRAVVIRAEARPQAMPSQKASTVSTD
- a CDS encoding Rieske 2Fe-2S domain-containing protein, which encodes MLEPLRLCRYDEIEDPGSRGFHFGDPYQGAKFFIVRRDKEIWAYENSCPHTGAPMDWQPGQVLSLDKSLIQCALHFAQFRFEDGLCLHGPCRGQNLVPVAIERRGDEIWLTDAVMLERAAN
- a CDS encoding ABC transporter ATP-binding protein; this encodes MQPVVLAQGLCKRFGSIRAVSDVSFQVASGSITALLGGNGAGKTTTIAMLLGLLVPTAGQIQILGENMLRHRHRVLPRMNFSSPYVDLPQRLTVWENLSVYSRLYGVRHRKERILELAEELDLKQFLDRPYRSLSAGQRTRVALAKSMLNQPELLLLDEPTASLDPDTADRLRRYLMDYRDRTGGSMLLASHNMREVEQLCDHAVVMRAGEVVVEGSPDALMQRFGRGDMEAVFLDIAREGAD
- a CDS encoding ABC transporter permease; this encodes MAVASTILGSLNRVYAMLLRYLYLLRGSWPRVLEQAYWPTVQMIIWGFITQFMAGQVTWVAQAAGVFIAAVLLWDVVFRSQLGVFVVFLEEIYARNLAQLFVSPLRPWEMVAGLLLISMLRTLIGIGAAALLAIPFFGYSIFGLGLPLVGFFANLLAFGWSMGLIVSALLLRYGLGAESIAWASIFALAPISGIYYPIETLPAWLQPVAWLLPTAHVFEGMRSVMFTQTFHLAHMLWAVGLNLAFLGIGVGVFLWTFRIARERGLLLQQGE